Sequence from the Nocardia brasiliensis genome:
TCGCCGGGAGCGGTGTGTCGTCGGGCACCGCTCGCCGGTTGGTCACTGCTGGGTGGCCGGAGCGTGCATGACCGGTCGCACCTCGATGTATTCGCCGATCGGTTTACCACCCGGACCCGGGGCCGCCGAGGCTTGCGCGGCGATCTCGTAGGCTCGTTCCGGGCTTTCCACATCCACGATCCAGTACCCGGCCAAGAACTCTTTCGTCTCCGGGAACGGTCCGTCGGTCACCATCGGCGCGCTGCGGCCGTCGGAGCTGACGATGCGGGCTTCGGACGGACCGGCGAGCCCCTGCGCGTCTACCAGCTCACCCGACTTGGCCAGTTGCTCGCCGAGGGCGCGCTGAAAGTCTATGTGCGCCTGGATCTCTTCGGGGGACCACTCGTTGATCGGTGTGTCGCAGTGGGCGGCGGAGCCGTAGGTCTTCAGCAGCATGTATTTCATCAGCGGGTCCGTATCACAGTGGTTTCGAGGTGTCGGCGAGCGCGTCCGGGTCGACCGGTGCGCCGTCCAGGATCAATTCCTTGATGCGATCTGTCACGTCCCAGACGTTGACATTCATGCCCGCGAGGACGCGATTGTCCGCGTCCAGCCAGAACGCGACGAACTCGCGGCCCGCGACATCGCCGCGGGTGACCACCCGTGCGTAGTCGCCGGGCGCGGCGAAGCCGGTGTACTCCATGCCAAGGTCGTACTGGTCGGTGAAGAAGTAGGGCAGCCGGTCGTAGCTCGCCTGCTTGCCGAGCATGGTCGCGGCCGCGACGGCGGGCTGATTGAGCGCGTTCGCCCAGTGCTCGACTCGAATTCGGCGGCCGAGCACCGGATGCTGCTGCGCGGCGATGTCGCCGACCGCGACGATGTCCGGGTCGCTGGTGCGCAGGTGTTCGTCGACGAGCACGCCGCCGTCGACCGCGAGCCCGGCGGCCCGCGCCAACTCGATGTTCGGGCTGGCGCCCACCGCCACCAGCACCGCTTCGGCCTCGATGACGCTGCCGTCGCCGAGTCGCACGCCCGTGGCCAGATCGGTCGCGATGCCCTCGGTGGTGGTGATCGCGCTGACCTGCGCGCCGAGCCGCAGGTCGACCCCGTGCGCACGATGTAGGTCGGCGAACACCGCGCCCATCTCCGGGCCGAGCGCGCCGAGCAGCGGTTGCTCCGCGCTCTCGACGACGGTCACCGAGACGCCGGCACCGCGGGCCGCGGCCGCGACCTCGAGGCCGATCCAGCCCGCCCCGATGATCACGATGCGTTGCGTGGCGCCGGCGAAGAGCTCGATCAACGTGTCGGAGTCGTCGATGGTGCGCAGCGTGTACACATTGGGCGCGTCGGCGCCGGGCAGGGACAGGGTGCGCGGTGTCGATCCGGTGGCGAGGGCCAGCTTGTCGTAGGCGACGGAGGAGCC
This genomic interval carries:
- a CDS encoding YciI family protein; protein product: MKYMLLKTYGSAAHCDTPINEWSPEEIQAHIDFQRALGEQLAKSGELVDAQGLAGPSEARIVSSDGRSAPMVTDGPFPETKEFLAGYWIVDVESPERAYEIAAQASAAPGPGGKPIGEYIEVRPVMHAPATQQ
- a CDS encoding NAD(P)/FAD-dependent oxidoreductase, translating into MSSGQRYVIVGGGLAAAKLAEALRANDFPGPLTVLGAERHLPYERPPLSKEHLLGKKALAEFTVDPAQWYRDHNVDLRLGTTVTGLDPAAKTVTLPDGSSVAYDKLALATGSTPRTLSLPGADAPNVYTLRTIDDSDTLIELFAGATQRIVIIGAGWIGLEVAAAARGAGVSVTVVESAEQPLLGALGPEMGAVFADLHRAHGVDLRLGAQVSAITTTEGIATDLATGVRLGDGSVIEAEAVLVAVGASPNIELARAAGLAVDGGVLVDEHLRTSDPDIVAVGDIAAQQHPVLGRRIRVEHWANALNQPAVAAATMLGKQASYDRLPYFFTDQYDLGMEYTGFAAPGDYARVVTRGDVAGREFVAFWLDADNRVLAGMNVNVWDVTDRIKELILDGAPVDPDALADTSKPL